Proteins encoded within one genomic window of Thermodesulfobacteriota bacterium:
- a CDS encoding phage tail protein, with protein sequence MSSYFEKKLIDLLPPLYRERDESGDLDAFLKVPAASLDELKVLAERFPEIFDVGRCEERFLPFLGEIVGHRFDPTVDAAAQRRLIREAVEIYRRKGTIPAIGRSLVDIGWEGRIEETFHKALRLNRRSVVGRAKLPGLIYSLGVYRIDSDNLVQGVRDALPFHHPAGTRVFFLQWLYSLLSMESDFEAVIKKVVERVCLGHLHETFVVNHNALNTDFHLTRKNKTWGWWRITDGTTLMQDIERAAVCVSRWHGRSPRFRLNTGDLNAERLPNLWISERRAAFCCEIETKPAVEPGVSFIRLAGQELNRSRLNRSAQPCRVKFRQKDLLSEAVQDAPDLAGDRRTHRYGKRSRLSHWFRVGHSRLGRDDKVSGAAVGRHLFIAAYADAQWSEVSGAWDIVDRWRARRPGFSLNNKALNLAELTDAYVTEARASFEMDVDTGIPRRRRVETLLLNRRRLNHTGLLLSVDRTRPMRLGSMPLNGSGFRRSKPCLRWRFRQRDDHAQATAGFEAAANQYTVTQWPAA encoded by the coding sequence ATGTCCTCCTACTTCGAAAAGAAGCTCATCGACCTGCTTCCGCCGCTCTACCGCGAACGGGATGAGTCCGGCGATCTGGATGCCTTTCTCAAGGTCCCGGCCGCGAGCCTGGACGAACTCAAAGTACTGGCCGAGCGTTTCCCCGAGATTTTCGACGTCGGGCGTTGCGAGGAGAGGTTCCTGCCGTTTCTCGGAGAGATCGTCGGCCACCGCTTCGATCCCACCGTCGATGCCGCCGCTCAGCGCAGGCTTATCCGCGAGGCCGTGGAGATTTACCGGCGCAAGGGCACCATCCCCGCCATCGGCCGATCGCTCGTTGACATCGGGTGGGAGGGACGCATCGAGGAGACTTTCCACAAGGCGCTGCGTCTGAACCGCCGTTCGGTCGTCGGACGGGCCAAACTGCCGGGGCTGATCTACAGCCTGGGCGTCTACCGCATCGACAGCGACAACCTCGTCCAGGGAGTCCGGGACGCGCTGCCCTTCCATCATCCCGCGGGGACGCGGGTCTTCTTCCTGCAGTGGCTCTACTCGCTCCTGTCCATGGAGTCGGATTTCGAGGCGGTCATCAAGAAGGTCGTCGAGCGGGTGTGTCTCGGGCATCTGCACGAAACGTTCGTGGTCAACCACAATGCCCTGAACACGGATTTCCATCTCACCCGCAAGAACAAGACCTGGGGTTGGTGGCGGATCACCGACGGCACAACGCTCATGCAGGACATCGAGCGCGCCGCGGTGTGCGTCTCCCGCTGGCATGGCCGCTCGCCCCGGTTCCGTCTGAACACCGGAGACCTCAACGCCGAACGTCTGCCGAACCTGTGGATCAGCGAACGGCGTGCGGCGTTTTGCTGCGAGATCGAAACCAAGCCCGCGGTGGAACCGGGCGTCTCGTTCATCCGGCTGGCGGGCCAGGAACTGAATCGTTCGCGCCTGAACCGTTCCGCGCAGCCTTGCCGGGTCAAGTTCCGGCAGAAAGATCTGCTCTCGGAAGCCGTCCAGGATGCGCCCGACCTCGCGGGAGACCGCCGCACGCACCGGTACGGGAAGCGGTCACGGCTCTCCCATTGGTTCCGCGTCGGGCATTCGAGGCTCGGAAGGGACGACAAGGTCTCCGGCGCTGCCGTGGGCCGTCACCTCTTCATCGCCGCTTACGCCGACGCTCAGTGGTCGGAGGTATCCGGCGCATGGGACATCGTAGACCGCTGGCGCGCCCGCAGGCCAGGCTTCTCCCTGAACAACAAGGCGCTCAACCTCGCCGAACTGACCGACGCCTATGTGACCGAGGCCCGCGCATCCTTCGAGATGGACGTGGACACGGGCATTCCGCGCCGAAGACGCGTGGAGACGCTCCTGCTCAACCGCCGCAGGCTGAACCACACCGGCTTGCTGTTGTCGGTGGACCGGACCCGGCCCATGCGGCTCGGCTCGATGCCGCTCAACGGATCGGGCTTCCGCAGGTCGAAGCCTTGCCTTCGCTGGCGTTTCCGCCAGCGGGACGATCACGCCCAGGCGACCGCCGGTTTCGAGGCGGCGGCGAACCAATACACGGTCACGCAATGGCCGGCGGCATAG
- a CDS encoding DUF4815 domain-containing protein: protein MSISRDTFDPAKNYKRVRYHQDRDLLDSELNEQQDIINNERRKLADILFKEGAIVSGFGVTVAANVLTVAEGLVYIDGCLERVPGAVLTYDPAKTSGADYVYVELLKYNYGYNQDAALINPATGEPTAEREKWVLSLKNHDTSGEALPNNVTQRKVVAVHKFDRETGDVTATVREKSNLYLQDLLGTLPGSRITVASITEDQLAFAAAEGLNSLLQNLAERTYDQAGSYLVKGLDSFIGDNDGQNVEVITNAGRAYIQGFRLQKDLPTTTLVPKSTAVKSVRGEQKTYVVGTRRYALNNTPLKETTQVEAIVEIVSNITRGSVGGGEDLLVPNPVVDIIEVSQGATVFQEGADWQQSGNYVDWLGSGNEPAIGTTYTVRWTYTKQMIEGTDYVDGGWFGRSGHPAADEYFYLVTAQSAAGETPYDPAKVVSRDTPAGEINRLSWLPVSGATGYRIYRGTQNAARADFQRLKDVAAGVTSYTDDGVDEVVGGNPPASNTSGLTMSPVQVEPGNLSIINFGRANIGDEPVAGSNCSIDYDYYVGRRDIIYATTREIKRLEGAPADWPKLPIVPEGTLGLCSVDCPPNSVDLTVQNFGLTRVTMDQIHEIIKDVEDLKYNDAQFQMNNELQNRDAQTKKGVYSDDFSNDAQSDIYHSEWSARIDRVRRFAAPARTASATVLTVNPSASNALFKGSLALLPATERVLVEQTDWSEVKNINPYAVFEKPDASVEITPNIGRRGQTGIAVVGSNFQSNANNVTIRCDGQVVASGVHADTAGRVSASFVIPENVRNGNRIVEMTDGLYSARAGIQINDPMVITRIERIVEERIIRVPVVQVVWRTQIVTVRNDPLAQTFSFTEDKVVSGVGLYFTAKDPSIPVTVQIRGVTTGLPNGVIFAEKVLAPGDVSLNVETKVVFANPFYAQAGTSYAVVLLTNSSNYRMRVATLGQLGQNGVITRQTYAAGVLLESSNAETWTPLNGSDLTMKIYGYDFQPSGEVRFQPITGVQFSDLNLDEYSSVPQGTGIAWEYSTDGGVLWDAIVPAEEERLPNLASQVLVRALFSSNAANISPALIYKDVNLIGYLNNTTGKYLNRENELTQGVSSTKIYTQMNIPSGTTINWFASNNGGATWEAMSILTTRKIDQEWTEYTLTRTFSDPNGNRVRYKAEMTGNNLVYPRIHTLGATLS, encoded by the coding sequence ATGTCCATCTCGCGCGATACGTTCGACCCGGCGAAAAACTACAAGCGGGTCCGCTACCACCAGGACCGGGACCTGCTCGACTCGGAGCTCAATGAGCAGCAGGACATCATCAACAACGAGCGTAGGAAGCTCGCGGACATCCTCTTCAAGGAGGGGGCCATCGTCAGCGGCTTCGGCGTGACGGTCGCGGCCAACGTGCTCACCGTGGCCGAGGGGCTGGTCTACATCGACGGCTGCCTGGAGCGCGTGCCCGGCGCGGTGCTCACCTACGACCCGGCCAAGACGAGCGGCGCGGATTACGTCTATGTCGAGCTGCTCAAGTACAACTACGGCTACAACCAGGACGCCGCGCTCATCAACCCCGCCACCGGCGAACCCACCGCCGAGCGTGAGAAGTGGGTCTTATCCCTCAAGAATCACGACACGAGCGGCGAGGCGTTGCCCAACAACGTGACCCAGCGCAAGGTGGTCGCTGTCCACAAGTTCGACCGCGAAACCGGCGACGTGACGGCGACCGTCCGCGAAAAATCGAACCTCTACCTGCAGGACCTGCTCGGGACACTGCCCGGAAGCCGCATCACCGTGGCGTCGATCACCGAGGATCAGCTTGCCTTCGCGGCCGCCGAGGGGCTGAACTCGCTGCTCCAGAACCTTGCGGAGCGGACCTACGACCAGGCCGGCAGTTATCTGGTCAAGGGACTCGACAGCTTCATCGGCGACAACGACGGCCAAAACGTCGAGGTGATCACCAACGCGGGCCGAGCCTATATCCAAGGGTTCCGCCTGCAGAAAGACCTGCCCACAACCACCTTGGTGCCCAAGTCCACTGCGGTCAAATCGGTCCGGGGTGAACAGAAGACCTACGTGGTCGGCACCCGGCGCTATGCCCTCAACAACACGCCTCTCAAGGAAACCACTCAGGTCGAGGCCATCGTGGAGATCGTCTCCAACATCACCCGCGGCTCCGTCGGGGGCGGCGAGGACCTGCTCGTTCCCAACCCGGTAGTGGATATCATCGAGGTGAGCCAGGGCGCGACGGTCTTTCAGGAAGGAGCGGACTGGCAGCAGTCCGGCAACTACGTGGACTGGCTGGGTTCGGGCAACGAGCCCGCCATCGGCACGACTTACACCGTCCGCTGGACCTACACCAAACAGATGATCGAGGGGACGGACTACGTGGACGGAGGCTGGTTCGGACGTTCGGGCCATCCCGCGGCTGACGAGTATTTCTATCTGGTCACCGCGCAGAGCGCCGCCGGCGAAACCCCGTACGATCCCGCCAAGGTCGTCTCGCGCGACACCCCGGCCGGTGAAATCAACCGCCTCTCCTGGCTGCCGGTCAGCGGCGCGACCGGTTACCGCATCTATCGCGGCACGCAAAACGCGGCCCGCGCGGACTTTCAGCGGCTCAAGGACGTGGCCGCCGGGGTTACCTCATACACCGACGATGGCGTGGACGAGGTTGTGGGCGGCAACCCGCCCGCCTCCAACACGAGCGGCCTGACCATGTCCCCGGTGCAGGTCGAGCCCGGCAACCTTTCCATCATCAATTTCGGCCGCGCCAATATCGGCGACGAGCCGGTGGCCGGCTCCAACTGCAGCATCGACTACGACTACTATGTCGGACGCAGGGACATCATCTACGCCACCACCCGCGAGATCAAGCGGCTGGAAGGCGCTCCGGCGGACTGGCCGAAGCTGCCCATCGTTCCGGAAGGCACGCTCGGACTCTGCAGCGTCGATTGTCCGCCGAATTCGGTGGACCTGACGGTCCAGAACTTCGGCCTGACCCGCGTCACCATGGACCAGATCCACGAGATCATCAAGGACGTCGAGGACCTCAAATACAACGACGCCCAGTTCCAGATGAACAACGAGCTGCAGAACCGGGACGCCCAGACCAAGAAGGGCGTCTATTCCGACGACTTTTCGAACGACGCCCAGTCCGACATCTATCACAGCGAGTGGAGCGCCCGCATCGACCGGGTCCGGCGCTTCGCCGCACCGGCCAGGACAGCCTCGGCCACCGTGCTCACGGTAAACCCCTCGGCGAGCAACGCCTTGTTCAAGGGCAGCCTCGCGTTGCTCCCGGCCACGGAACGTGTGCTCGTCGAGCAGACCGACTGGTCCGAGGTCAAGAACATCAACCCCTACGCCGTGTTCGAGAAACCCGATGCCTCAGTGGAGATCACGCCGAACATCGGCAGGCGCGGCCAGACAGGGATCGCCGTGGTCGGGTCCAACTTTCAGTCCAACGCGAACAACGTGACCATCCGCTGCGACGGCCAGGTGGTGGCGTCGGGTGTCCATGCGGACACCGCGGGCCGCGTGAGCGCGTCCTTCGTCATCCCCGAGAACGTGCGCAACGGCAACCGCATCGTGGAAATGACCGACGGGCTCTATTCCGCCCGAGCCGGCATTCAGATCAACGATCCGATGGTCATCACCCGCATCGAACGCATCGTCGAGGAGCGCATCATCCGCGTGCCCGTGGTTCAGGTGGTCTGGCGCACACAGATCGTCACCGTGCGCAACGATCCTCTGGCCCAGACCTTCAGCTTCACCGAAGACAAGGTGGTCTCCGGTGTTGGACTGTACTTCACAGCCAAAGACCCCTCCATCCCGGTCACGGTTCAAATCCGCGGCGTCACCACGGGTCTGCCCAACGGCGTGATTTTCGCTGAAAAGGTCCTGGCCCCTGGCGACGTAAGTCTGAACGTCGAGACCAAGGTCGTCTTCGCCAACCCGTTTTACGCGCAGGCGGGAACCAGCTATGCCGTCGTGTTGCTTACCAACAGCAGCAACTACCGCATGCGCGTCGCCACCCTGGGGCAACTGGGTCAAAACGGCGTGATCACCCGGCAGACCTATGCGGCCGGCGTGCTCCTCGAAAGCTCCAACGCCGAAACCTGGACCCCGCTCAACGGCTCCGATCTCACCATGAAAATCTATGGCTACGACTTTCAGCCCAGCGGGGAGGTGCGCTTCCAGCCCATCACCGGCGTACAGTTCAGCGATCTGAACCTGGATGAATACTCATCCGTCCCTCAAGGCACCGGCATCGCTTGGGAGTATTCCACCGACGGCGGCGTCCTCTGGGACGCCATCGTGCCCGCGGAGGAGGAGCGCCTCCCCAACTTGGCAAGTCAAGTGCTGGTCCGGGCGCTTTTTTCCAGCAACGCCGCCAACATCTCTCCGGCGTTGATCTACAAGGATGTGAACCTCATCGGTTATCTCAACAATACCACGGGAAAGTACCTTAATCGGGAAAACGAGCTCACCCAGGGCGTTTCATCCACCAAAATATACACACAGATGAACATCCCGAGCGGGACGACCATCAACTGGTTCGCCTCCAATAACGGCGGCGCGACCTGGGAAGCCATGTCGATCCTGACGACGCGCAAAATCGACCAGGAGTGGACGGAGTACACGCTCACCAGAACCTTCTCCGACCCGAACGGAAACAGGGTCCGCTACAAGGCGGAGATGACCGGCAACAACCTGGTGTACCCGAGGATTCACACCCTCGGTGCGACGCTGAGCTGA
- a CDS encoding VrlD produces MIVRRQGGLTEFIPSPQEKRDGILRDHTLDLLANLDARLRRIEERQGIEPDAAEAFAGLMARIKREEIEAGRINRELMDAGYLHEDLSAAALAAQAGRNQP; encoded by the coding sequence ATGATCGTTCGCAGACAAGGCGGATTGACCGAGTTCATTCCATCACCACAGGAGAAGCGTGACGGAATCCTCCGGGACCACACCCTCGATCTGCTCGCCAACCTGGACGCCCGCTTGCGGCGCATCGAGGAGCGGCAGGGCATTGAGCCGGACGCCGCCGAGGCGTTCGCCGGACTCATGGCCCGCATCAAGCGGGAGGAGATCGAGGCCGGGCGGATCAACCGGGAACTGATGGACGCCGGATACCTGCATGAAGACCTGTCCGCCGCGGCGCTTGCGGCGCAGGCCGGGAGGAACCAACCATGA